The window CCTGTACTGCGGCATCTGCCACTCCGACCTGCACACGGTCCGCAACGAGTGGAGCGGCATCATGCCCACGGTCTACCCCTGCGTCCCCGGCCACGAGATCGTCGGGCGCGTCGCCGGCGTCGGTTCCGCCGTCACGAAGTTCAAGGCCGGCGACCTGGTCGGCGTCGGCTGCCTGGTCGATTCGGACCACAGTTGCCCGAACTGCAAGGACGGGCTCGAGCAGCTTTGCCCGAATCAGACGCTCACCTTCAACTCGCCGGACAAGCACCTCGGGGGCGTCACCTACGGCGGCTACTCGGAAAGCATCGTGGTCGACGAGCACTTCGTCCTGAGCGTCCCCGCCAACCTCGACCTGGCCGGCGTCGCGCCGCTGCTGTGCGCCGGGATCACGACGTACTCGCCCATGCGCCGCTGGGGAAATCTCACAGGCAAGAAAGTGGGCGTGGTCGGCCTCGGCGGACTGGGGCATATGGGCGTCAAGTTCGCCCGCGCGTTCGGTGCTCACGTCGTCGTCTTCACCACCTCGCCGAACAAGAAGGAGGACGCGCTCCGCCTGGGCGCCGACGAGGTCGTCGTCTCCCGCAATGCCGAAGAGATGGCGAAGCACGCAGCCAGCTTCGACTTTATCCTCGACACCATCTCCGCGGATCACGACGTCAATGCGTACATCAACCTGCTCGGCCGCGACGGCAACCTCACGCTCGTGGGCGCCCCGGAAAAACCGTTCCCCGTCTCGGCCTTCAGCCTGCTGTTCGGGCGCCGAAGCGTCTCCGGCTCGATCATCGGCGGCATCGCCGAAACGCAGGAGATGCTCGACTTCTGCGGCAAGCACGGAATCACCGCCGACGTCGAGGTCATCCCAATGCAGAAGGTCAACGAAGCGTACGAACGGCTGGTCAAGTCCGACGTGAAATACCGCTTCTCCATCGACATGGCGTCGCTCAAGTCCGAGTAGCGGACACAAAAAAGGAGACCATCATGAATAAACGAATATTGGGAAAAACCGGTCTGGAAGTCTCCGCCCTCGGGCTTGGCTGCATGGGGATGAGCATGGCCTACGGCCCCCCTGCGGACAAAAAGGAGATGATCGCGCTCATCGGGAAAGCCGTCGAGCGCGGAATCACCTTCTTCGATACCGCGGAAGTCTATGGCCCGCACGTGAACGAAGAGCTGGTGGGCGAGGCGCTCGCTCCGTTCCGCGGGCAGGTGGCGATCGCCACCAAGTTCGGGATCGGGCTCGACGCCCATGGGCAGCAGGGGCAGAACAGTTCTCCCGCACGCATCCGTGAGAGCGTCGAGGGCTCGCTCAAGCGGCTCAGGACCGACGTCATCGATCTTTACTACCAACACCGCGTCGACCCGGAGGTACCGATCGAGGAAGTCGCCGGAGCCGTGAAAGAACTGATCCGGGAAGGCAAGGTCCGGCATTTCGGCCTCTCCGAGGCCGGGGTCAAGACGATCCGTCGCGCGCATGCCGTCCAGCCCGTCACGGCGGTGCAGAGCGAATACTCGCTCTGGTGGCGGCGTCCGGAGGAGGAGCTGATTCCGGCGCTCGAGGAGCTTGGCATCGGCTTCGTCCCCTTCAGCCCGCTGGGCAAGGGATACCTCACGGGAAAGATCGACGAGAACACGACGTTCGACAAGAACGATTTCCGCAACATCGTCCCCCGCTTCACGCCGGAGGCGCGCAAGGCGAACCAGGCGCTGGTCGACCTGCTCGCCGCCATCGCGGGCAGGAAGCATGCGACCCCCGCGCAGATCGCCCTCGCGTGGCTCCTGGCGAAAAAGCCGTGGATCGTCCCCATCCCGGGCACGACGAAGCTGCATCGACTGGACGAGAACATCGGGGCGGTCGATCTCGACCTGACGCCCGGGGATCTGCGCGAGATCGAGGACGCCGCCGCGAAGATCGAGATCGAGGGCGCACGGTATCCGGAAGCGCTGGAAAAGAGGACCGGCCTTTAGGTCGGGCAAGGGTGACGACATGGCAATCAGCGAAGCGGCCAACAGGAATCACGACGCGCTTTTCCCGAACCACAAGTCGACCTTGAAGGTGACGGACCCGGAGTTGATCGAGCTCTTCGACAACTTCGCGTTCGATGAAGTCCTTCGTCACGGAACGCTGGATGCCATGACAAGGTTGATCGTCATCCTCGGGTCGATGATCGCGAGCCAGGCCTTGGGCGAATACAAGGTGATGCTGGGCGGTGCACTGAACATCGGGGTCACCCCGGTCGAAGTGAAGGAAATCGTCTACCAGGCAGTCCCTTACGTGGGCATCGCGAAGGTCTACGATTTCATCCACGCCACGAACGAAATCCTGGCAGGCAGGGGGATCAAGCTGCCGCTGGAAGGCCAGTCCACGACGACGCCGGAAACGCGGCGCGCGAAGGGGCTGGAACTCCAGAAGGCGATCTTCGGCGACCTGATCGACCGGATGTATCGGGACTCGCCGCCCGATCAGCTTCACATCCAGGAATATCTGTCGGCGAACTGCTTCGGCGACTACCTGACGCGGACGGGACTGGAGATCGGGACGCGCGAGCTGCTGACGTTCTCCATGATCCTGTCGCTGGGCGGATGCGAATCACAGCTGAAAGGGCATATCCAGGGCAACATCAACGTCGGGAACGGCAAAGAGCTGCTGCTGGACGTCGTCACCCAGCTGCTGCCGTATGTCGGATATCCGAGGGCATTGAACGCGATCGGGTGCATCAACGAGGCCGGGAATGCGCCCGTTCCCGGCGAGGGCACGGAGGATCCGCAGGCGATCCGCATCACGCGGAGCGGGGTGCAGCCGTCCACCCAGGGGCCGGATGAATATTTCACCGGCTCGGTGCGCGTGACGATGCTCGTCAATCCGACGGGCCCGGCGCGCACATCGGTCGGTCGCGTGACGTTCGAGCCCGGGGCCCGGACCGCATGGCACACCCATCCGTTCGGGCAGACGCTGATCGTGACGGAAGGGGTGGGGCGGATCCAGCGTTGGGGCGGTCCGGTCGAGGAGATCCGGCCGGGGGATGTCGTCTCGATCCCTTTCGGAACGAAGCATTGGCATGGCGCTTCGAACGACTCCGCGATGACGCATCTTGCCATCCAGGAACATCTGGACGGCAAGGCCGCCGAGTGGATGGAAAAAGTCTCCGATTGAACGTGCGGTGCACAAACTGACAGATAGAAGGGGATGACATGATGGCAAAGAAGGTGCTGGTTTTGTCCGCAAGCCCGAGAAAGGGCGGTAACTCCGACCTCTTGTGCGACCAGTTCACGCTCGGGGCAAGGGAAGTGGGACACGAGGCGGAAAAGATCTTCTTGAGGGACAAGACGATCAATTACTGCACCGCATGCGATGCCTGCCAGGGCAACGGCGGCAAGTGCGTCCACGAGGACGACATGGCGGAGATTCTGGAGAAAATGATCGGCGCCGACGTGATCGTGATGGCCACACCGGTCTGGTTCTTCAGCATGAACGGGCAGATGAAGACGTTGATCGACCGGACGGTCGCGAGATATACCGAGATCCGGAACAAGGAAATGTATTTCATCATGACTGCGGCAGTCGGGCAGAAAGCGCTGCTGGATCGGACGCTCGAGGGTTTTCGGGGGTTCGTCGACTGCCTGGAAAAGGCCCGCGAAAAAGGGGTCGTCTACGGGACCGGGGCGTGGAAGGTCGGCGAGATCGTGGGGAGTCCGGCGATGAAGCAGGCGTACGATCTGGGGAAAAGGGCGTAAAGGGGGATGGAATGCTTCGCTTGGCCATTTGCGCCTCCGGCCAAGCACATCGCGCTGGCGGATACGCGGCACCATCTGGGAACGGCGGATCCGGCGAAG is drawn from Candidatus Deferrimicrobiaceae bacterium and contains these coding sequences:
- a CDS encoding NAD(P)-dependent alcohol dehydrogenase; translated protein: MFNAKAYSAASATSPLAATTIPRRDATERDVRIEILYCGICHSDLHTVRNEWSGIMPTVYPCVPGHEIVGRVAGVGSAVTKFKAGDLVGVGCLVDSDHSCPNCKDGLEQLCPNQTLTFNSPDKHLGGVTYGGYSESIVVDEHFVLSVPANLDLAGVAPLLCAGITTYSPMRRWGNLTGKKVGVVGLGGLGHMGVKFARAFGAHVVVFTTSPNKKEDALRLGADEVVVSRNAEEMAKHAASFDFILDTISADHDVNAYINLLGRDGNLTLVGAPEKPFPVSAFSLLFGRRSVSGSIIGGIAETQEMLDFCGKHGITADVEVIPMQKVNEAYERLVKSDVKYRFSIDMASLKSE
- a CDS encoding aldo/keto reductase → MNKRILGKTGLEVSALGLGCMGMSMAYGPPADKKEMIALIGKAVERGITFFDTAEVYGPHVNEELVGEALAPFRGQVAIATKFGIGLDAHGQQGQNSSPARIRESVEGSLKRLRTDVIDLYYQHRVDPEVPIEEVAGAVKELIREGKVRHFGLSEAGVKTIRRAHAVQPVTAVQSEYSLWWRRPEEELIPALEELGIGFVPFSPLGKGYLTGKIDENTTFDKNDFRNIVPRFTPEARKANQALVDLLAAIAGRKHATPAQIALAWLLAKKPWIVPIPGTTKLHRLDENIGAVDLDLTPGDLREIEDAAAKIEIEGARYPEALEKRTGL
- a CDS encoding carboxymuconolactone decarboxylase family protein; amino-acid sequence: MAISEAANRNHDALFPNHKSTLKVTDPELIELFDNFAFDEVLRHGTLDAMTRLIVILGSMIASQALGEYKVMLGGALNIGVTPVEVKEIVYQAVPYVGIAKVYDFIHATNEILAGRGIKLPLEGQSTTTPETRRAKGLELQKAIFGDLIDRMYRDSPPDQLHIQEYLSANCFGDYLTRTGLEIGTRELLTFSMILSLGGCESQLKGHIQGNINVGNGKELLLDVVTQLLPYVGYPRALNAIGCINEAGNAPVPGEGTEDPQAIRITRSGVQPSTQGPDEYFTGSVRVTMLVNPTGPARTSVGRVTFEPGARTAWHTHPFGQTLIVTEGVGRIQRWGGPVEEIRPGDVVSIPFGTKHWHGASNDSAMTHLAIQEHLDGKAAEWMEKVSD
- a CDS encoding flavodoxin family protein — encoded protein: MMAKKVLVLSASPRKGGNSDLLCDQFTLGAREVGHEAEKIFLRDKTINYCTACDACQGNGGKCVHEDDMAEILEKMIGADVIVMATPVWFFSMNGQMKTLIDRTVARYTEIRNKEMYFIMTAAVGQKALLDRTLEGFRGFVDCLEKAREKGVVYGTGAWKVGEIVGSPAMKQAYDLGKRA